A region of the Desertifilum tharense IPPAS B-1220 genome:
ACTCGTTCCTCAAACGGCTCATTTTCCCATGTTGGAAGATTCTGCGATGTATCTTAAAACGGTACAGGCATTTTTAGCCAAAGATTAAGTCCCTTTAAAAGTCTCTCATCCACCGCAGCCCCTGCTGTTGGGTGAGTCTCCCGTCGCCGAATTCGCTATAAAACTTTACAAAGTAATGAGACTTTAATATAACTTAACTTGAAGCGTGGGCGATCGCAGTTGCGGGAAATACGGAGTTTTCTCGCGATTCTTGCCCGTATCCCTACGTAAATTTGGATTGACCAGACAAATATCTCGCGAAGTTTCAGTATAAGTACGTACAACTTTCCCAGCTCTCCCTAATCGAACCCCTTGGGAGTCAAACCCTTCAGGGGAGTGAAACCCTAGAAATTTAGAAAAATTTATCTAAGAATCACTCTTTAAGACAGAAATTACGCATTTCTGCCTAAAGAGCGGCTCCTCATCTAAAAATTGACGATGACACCTTCGATTCCGCAGGGAACAGTATTAAGACAAAGATATCTAATCAGACAGATCCTAGGTCAGGGGGGTTTTGGGCGCACCTACCTCGCGATTGATTTAGAGCGTTTTAAAGAACCTTGCGTTCTCAAGGAACTCACCGTTCCTTATCAAGATCGAGCGTTATGGGAAAAAGCCCAAATTCTGTTTCAACGAGAAGCCAGTACGCTTTATCAAATTCAGCACGCTCAAATTCCTCGTTTTTGGGCATCCTTTGAAGATAATCATCGTTTATTTCTGGTTCAAGACTTTGTAAGGGGCAAGTCTTACCGTCATTTATTGCAGGCTCGCCAACGACAAGGGCGTCACTTTTCCCCCAATGAAGTGTTGCATTTGCTCAATCAACTGCTCCCAGTTTTGAGCTACATCCACGAGCGCAAGATCATCCATCGCGATATCTCGCCAGAAAATATTATGTTGCAACTGCCGGGACAAAACTCGAATGCAAGCGCCTCGGCAGAAGTTCCCAGATTGCCTGTTCTGATAGATTTTGGGGCAGTTAAGGCAGCCGTTACGGCCTATTGCGGTACGCCTTTATCCCCTTCTTTAATGACCTGTATTGGCAAAGCCGGTTATGCCCCCCCGGAGCAATTGCAAACGGGTAAAGCGTATCCCCATAGCGATCTTTACGCCTTAGCCGCCACTTGTTTAGTCTTGTTGACCGGACAAGAACCTCAAACGCTTCTCGATAGTCAAACACTGACGTGGCAATGGCAGCAATACACTTCCTTGAACGAGCGCTTTGCAGCAATTCTCCATAAAATGTTAGCTTGGCAGCCGAGCGATCGCTATCAGAACGCCCAAGAAGTCTTAATCGACCTGCAATCGCTGCTTGCTCCAGCACAGACCCGCTGGCAGCCAGATACGCCACCTGCCCCTGCTCCTTCAACGCGGATTGCCACTTCCCCCGTAACTTCAACCCTGCTTTATCCGCCAACACCCGAATTAAGAACGCCAACTCAACTGGCTGCTCCTTCTGAACAAAATCTCTGGGCTAAATTAGGGATTGCGACGAGCATTGGATTAGTTGTGGCAACAGGTCTAGTTGTACCGCATCTGTGGCGACCTTGGAGCGCCCCCCAAACAGCCCATTCCGAACAATCTTCCGCAGTCTCCTCAAACCTTTTAGACGAGCCAACTCGCTCTTCTTGGTCTTTGAGTAAATCCCAAACCCTGGGCGGATCTCCGGCAAGTACCAGCAGCATGGCACAGCCGCAGCGTTTAGAGTTTTTACCCGGTCAGAATGTGGCGATCGCGCGCGGAACGCTACAAGAATATACGCTCCAACCCTACCTCTTAAAAGCCGCCCAAGGTCAGATCGTCACAGTAACGCTAGAGGGAAGTGGCGTCGTGATGAATTTATTAAACTCTAACCAGCAAGGAATTGATGCCGCCGCTTATCAGACGCGCAGTTGGACGGGTCAAATTCCAGCCGACGATCATTATCTCATTCAAATTTTAGGCACGGGCAGCTATGCCTTAGAAGTGGCAATGACACCCGTTTCGAGAACCCTAGAGGCCCCAACCCAGCGCATTAAACTGGCTCGCGGCACCACGGGAACAACGGTAACAGGCAATCTTTCTCCCAATAAGATGCAGCGCTACCTGATTCAAGCCAGGGGCAAACAGATTATGGTGGTTAAGGTATTGCAGGGAGAGGCTCAAGTGAGTATTATCTCTCCAACTGGCGATCGCATCGGTGGCAGCAATAGCGAATCCCCCGATTGGCAAGGTCAGCTTCCCGTTGATGGGGACTATGCCATTGAAGTGTCGGCCCCAGGTGTGAGCGAATTTGCCCTAGCGCTGGACATCTATTAAGAGGTTATTCTTCTAAGAGCGAATCTTCAGTTGAAAGAGTCTCAGCAGTGGGTTCTTCTACAGAAGCACTCAGCGCTTTGACCACATAGGGTAGATAAGCACCTTGTAAACCGCGCTTAATCCGTTCGGGTGTTTCTGGAAAAACCACAAATAACGGACAAATCTCTTCAGCTTCTTCGCTCAGAATATGTTTATAGCGGGGTGGCATCAGCCATTCATAGCCTTGATCGAGCCAGACTTGTGTTTGTCGCCAACGTCCGAGAAAATCGGAAAAGTCTTCATGGGGGCGATGGATGAAAATAAAGATTTCGGGGCCGGTCTTAATTTTCCATTCCGGATCGCACAAAATTAAACTCACATCGCAGGGTAAAGTCGTTAACCCTTCAGGAGTATTCGCATTTTGGTGGCGATGACTGCTCGGTCGCAAGCGCACGACGGGTAGCGGAATTGAAATTAAACTTTCTTCCGGTCGGCGCATACTGGGGAGCATTTCTAGATAGGGACGATGCTGCTTGAGGAGGGCGATCGCCAAATCTTGATTGCTATACTCAGCGAGCAAAGATTCATAGTGAGATTTTTTAACAGGCATCTTTTTAAAAGAATATTTTTGACAAACATCAGGGTAGCAACCCTCTATTCAGATTGACTACCCTCTGCTAAACCCTAACCCCTAATTTGCGACTATCGCGTGCAAAATAGCTTTCGTCTTACAGCGATTCAAATACCTTAAACATCGGTAAATACATCGCCAGCAAAATTGAACCAACCATCCCCCCAATGACCACAATCATCAGAGGTTCCAACATACTCGTTAACCCTTTAATCGCTTGTTCTACTTCATCTTCGTAGAAGTCAGCCACCTTCATTAACATCTTGTCAATTTCCCCAGTTTCTTCACCAATACTAATCATTTGTACGGCCAAGATAGGGAAAACCTTTTCGCGATCCAGCGCAATACTAATCATCCCGCCGCCTTGAATCTCTTTGCGAGCCTCTTCTACCGCGTTAGCAATAACCTGGTTGCCTGCCGTATCGCGGACAATTTCTAAAGAGGTTAAGATCGGGACGCCCGCGCGGGTTAGCGTTCCAAAAGTTCGACAAAAACGAGCAGTTGCGGCCTTAGAAATCAAGTCGCCAAATAAAGGAAGTTTCAGAAAAATTCCATCGCAAACCACTCGACCCATTGGAGTTTTGTAATACTGCTTGTAGGCAATAAACAGCCCAAGCAGAATCACCACCAAAGTCACTGATTTCCTCGGATCGAGCAAGAACGCGCTAATCCCCAACATAATCTGAGTAAACAGGGGTAACTCTACCCCAATCTCTTCAAAAATTGCGGCAAAAGTTGGGATTAAAAAGATAGTCAGCGCTAAGAAAATAATGACAGCCAAGCTTCCCACGGTGGTTGGGTAAGACATCGCTGATTTCAATTGGTTTTGCAGGCGAGCAGAATCTTCGAGAAGTTTAGCCAAGCGGTTCAAAACTTCATCAAGTACCCCCCCAACCTCACCGGCTTGTACCATTGCCACGTACAAATTATCATAGCAAGCCGGATGCTTGCCCATTGCTTCGGAGAGGTTAGAACCTTCTTGAACTTCTGCCGAAATTTGCTTAAGCGCCTTTTTGAGCTTAGGGTTTTGACACTGATCGGTCAGAACGCTCAAACAACGAACCATCCCCACGCCCGCATTCACCATTGCGGCGAATTGTCGAGAGAAAACCGCTTTATCCTTAACAGTGACAGAGGCTGTTGCGACTGCAAAAGCCTCGTTAAGTTCGTCAAGATTAATATTTTTGATGTCGAAGCTTTGCGCCTTTTTGAGATCGGCAACCGTTAAACCTCGTTCCCGTAATAAAGTGCGGGCTTCTCCCAGGGAATCAGCAGTAACTTTCTCTTTTTTAGCTTTTCCAGTATTATCTCGAACGCTAGCAATATACGTAGGCATGGCAGTTCCACATAAGTTGAGAAGTGGCGAAAGGGAGCTACTTGTTAGGGAGGTCTCCTAATCCTAAAGGACAAGACCCCCTAACTCACAACGATCGTCTCAGGCTGACAAGGGGACTTAGTGAGCGCCAACTTTACCTTTTGCGCCCGAAGGGACTGCACCAATCAAGCGAGCCAATTCATCCGGTCGCGAACTCTTGGACATCGCATCTTCGTAGGAAACCTTCCCTTCGTTGTAAAGCCTTGCCAGACACATTTCCATTGTCTGCATTCCTAGTTTAGCCCCGGTTTGAATGGCCGAGTAAATTTGGGAGGTTTTACCTTCACGAATCAGGTTCGCGATCGCTGGGGTATTGACCATAATTTCTTGAGCTGCAACCCGTCCCCCGCCCATTTTAGGAACGAGGTTTTGCGAGCAAATCCCCACCAGCGATCCGGACATCTGAGCGCGGATTTGGGGCTGTTGAATGGGTGGGAAAACATCTAGCATCCGGTCAATGGTTCCCGCCGCCGAGTTAGTGTGCAAGGTGCCAAAGACTAAGTGACCCGTTTCCGCCGCCGATACCGCCAAGCTAATCGTCTCTAAGTCCCGCATTTCACCCACCAGAATGATATCGGGGTCTTCCCGTAACGCTGCTTTCAGGGCGTTGGCAAAACTTTTGGTGTCTTCACCCTTTTGGCGTTGGTGGAACAAGCTTTTGACATTGGGGAAAACATACTCAATCGGGTCTTCTACCGTCAGAATATGCTCGGCTCGCGTGCGGTTAATCATATCTAGAATAGCCGCTAGGGTCGTCGTTTTCCCCGATCCAGTTTGTCCTGTCACCAGCACCATCCCTCTGGGACGTTCTGCGAGTTCCTTCATAATTTCAGGAACGCCGAGTTTCTCGAAATTAGGGATTTTGGATGCCAAGGCTCGCAAGCAGGCCGCAAAACAGCCGCGTTCGCGGTAAACGTTCACCCGAAACCGCGCTAAACCTTTTACCCCATAGGCGCAGTCTAGTTCCCAGTTTTGCTCCAGTTCTTTGCGTTGGGTGTTGTTAAGCATACTGAAGATCAACCGCTGGCAGCCATGAGCGTCCATTTGCTCGCCAAACTGGGGTTGCGGGGTCAGCTTTCCGTGAATTCGGAAATAAATCGGCGCACCTGCTTGAATGTGGATATCCGATCCTCCCTGCTCCACCAGGGACTCCATGACATCTTCAATCATTAATTCCATGTGGGTTTCTCCTTAGTTGTCATTTAGGAATCAGTCAGGCTCCTGTTCGGAGCCAGAAGGGTCGAAGCTTGTTTACTCGGTGAACCGAGGGGTCATGCAATAGGGACACTCTAACCATTCTTGTTGCAGGCCCGCACCGCAAGTTTTGCAGGTTAAGCCCACTTTTCGTTTGGCTTTGAGTTCAGCTTCTAAGCCGGTATCGGTATAGGTGACGCGCTCTACTTCTTCTAACGTTGTATCGCCGCGACGAACAAGATTCAAGCTATAGGCTAAAAGCGTTACCATGCCTTCTTCAACGGCGGTTTCTTTAATCCGTTCGGTGGGCGCGCCTTGGTTAATTAACATTTGCAGGGGTTCGGTGACGCGCAAGACTTCGTAAACCCCACAGCGTCCCTTATAGCCAACGCCACCGCATTTCGGGCAAAGTTCGCCTTTGTCTTTGAGTTCGGCGCGTGCTTCTAGGGGGATGGTGTTGGCTTTGTAGAAGGTGATATGGGCTTCTTTAGAGGCAGATAAGCCGTAGCGAGCCAGTTCTTCAGGTTCGGGTTGGTAGGCGAGGCGACATTCGGAACAAACCCGTCGCATCAGCCGTTGAGCGACAACGCCCAGTAAGGCACCGGAAACCATGAAGGGTTCAACGCCCATTTCATCGAGACGCGCGATCGCGCCGGAGGCGTCATTAGTGTGGAGGGTTGTTAATACTAAGTGTCCGGTAAGCGCTGCTTCAATAGCCGTTTTCGCCGTTTCTTGATCTCGCGTTTCACCCACCAGGATAATGTCTGGGTCTTGACGCAAGAAAGCCCGCAGAATATTGGCAAAGGTCAAATTTTTCTCGCGAATCACCTGACATTGGGTAATCCCTGGCAGCGCGTACTCAATCGGATCTTCAGCGGTACTGATATTCACGCCCGGTTCGTTGCGTTCGGACAAGATGGAGTACAGGGTTGTCGATTTCCCCGAACCTGTAGGGCCTGTCACCAGAATCAGACCAAACGGACGGCTAGCCATTTCGCGCACTAGCTTGAGGGTATCTGGATCGGTAATCAGCTTATCTAGACCCAATTGCGTTGATGAGTTATCTAAGATCCGCAAAACGATCTTTTCGCCGTACCGGGAGGGCAAACTGTTCACCCGAAAGTCTACTGTACGCCCTTGGAATACCCGCCGAATTCGTCCGTCTTGAGCTTGGCGGCGTTCGGCAATATCTAAGCTTGAGATAATCTTGAAACGAGAGGTAAGGGCAGGAATAATCTTTTTGGGGAGCCGATAGTATTCTTGCAGTACGCC
Encoded here:
- a CDS encoding serine/threonine-protein kinase, encoding MTPSIPQGTVLRQRYLIRQILGQGGFGRTYLAIDLERFKEPCVLKELTVPYQDRALWEKAQILFQREASTLYQIQHAQIPRFWASFEDNHRLFLVQDFVRGKSYRHLLQARQRQGRHFSPNEVLHLLNQLLPVLSYIHERKIIHRDISPENIMLQLPGQNSNASASAEVPRLPVLIDFGAVKAAVTAYCGTPLSPSLMTCIGKAGYAPPEQLQTGKAYPHSDLYALAATCLVLLTGQEPQTLLDSQTLTWQWQQYTSLNERFAAILHKMLAWQPSDRYQNAQEVLIDLQSLLAPAQTRWQPDTPPAPAPSTRIATSPVTSTLLYPPTPELRTPTQLAAPSEQNLWAKLGIATSIGLVVATGLVVPHLWRPWSAPQTAHSEQSSAVSSNLLDEPTRSSWSLSKSQTLGGSPASTSSMAQPQRLEFLPGQNVAIARGTLQEYTLQPYLLKAAQGQIVTVTLEGSGVVMNLLNSNQQGIDAAAYQTRSWTGQIPADDHYLIQILGTGSYALEVAMTPVSRTLEAPTQRIKLARGTTGTTVTGNLSPNKMQRYLIQARGKQIMVVKVLQGEAQVSIISPTGDRIGGSNSESPDWQGQLPVDGDYAIEVSAPGVSEFALALDIY
- a CDS encoding type II secretion system F family protein, whose product is MPTYIASVRDNTGKAKKEKVTADSLGEARTLLRERGLTVADLKKAQSFDIKNINLDELNEAFAVATASVTVKDKAVFSRQFAAMVNAGVGMVRCLSVLTDQCQNPKLKKALKQISAEVQEGSNLSEAMGKHPACYDNLYVAMVQAGEVGGVLDEVLNRLAKLLEDSARLQNQLKSAMSYPTTVGSLAVIIFLALTIFLIPTFAAIFEEIGVELPLFTQIMLGISAFLLDPRKSVTLVVILLGLFIAYKQYYKTPMGRVVCDGIFLKLPLFGDLISKAATARFCRTFGTLTRAGVPILTSLEIVRDTAGNQVIANAVEEARKEIQGGGMISIALDREKVFPILAVQMISIGEETGEIDKMLMKVADFYEDEVEQAIKGLTSMLEPLMIVVIGGMVGSILLAMYLPMFKVFESL
- a CDS encoding type IV pilus twitching motility protein PilT, which gives rise to MELMIEDVMESLVEQGGSDIHIQAGAPIYFRIHGKLTPQPQFGEQMDAHGCQRLIFSMLNNTQRKELEQNWELDCAYGVKGLARFRVNVYRERGCFAACLRALASKIPNFEKLGVPEIMKELAERPRGMVLVTGQTGSGKTTTLAAILDMINRTRAEHILTVEDPIEYVFPNVKSLFHQRQKGEDTKSFANALKAALREDPDIILVGEMRDLETISLAVSAAETGHLVFGTLHTNSAAGTIDRMLDVFPPIQQPQIRAQMSGSLVGICSQNLVPKMGGGRVAAQEIMVNTPAIANLIREGKTSQIYSAIQTGAKLGMQTMEMCLARLYNEGKVSYEDAMSKSSRPDELARLIGAVPSGAKGKVGAH
- a CDS encoding GspE/PulE family protein — encoded protein: MTNSPSQRRVPSTALIAANNLSPFGNKLVRSGYVNVDQMQQALVESRKSGRPLTQVLEALTGQQLPPDLVRQYKKQQLFELKILYGVDSLDPEISEIANDQVTELIDTLIPIDICRRYSLVPLSKSNNQPPSVLIAMVDPDNLAAQDDLNRVLRPQGFTMQRMVITQEDFQQIISKYLDEQVKRQPAPNKINPESLEIDIAQIETTLEDAEDDEPSQEDLSKAINEADSAPIIKTVNQILAKALTEAVSDIHIEPQEEDMRVRMRKDGVLQEYYRLPKKIIPALTSRFKIISSLDIAERRQAQDGRIRRVFQGRTVDFRVNSLPSRYGEKIVLRILDNSSTQLGLDKLITDPDTLKLVREMASRPFGLILVTGPTGSGKSTTLYSILSERNEPGVNISTAEDPIEYALPGITQCQVIREKNLTFANILRAFLRQDPDIILVGETRDQETAKTAIEAALTGHLVLTTLHTNDASGAIARLDEMGVEPFMVSGALLGVVAQRLMRRVCSECRLAYQPEPEELARYGLSASKEAHITFYKANTIPLEARAELKDKGELCPKCGGVGYKGRCGVYEVLRVTEPLQMLINQGAPTERIKETAVEEGMVTLLAYSLNLVRRGDTTLEEVERVTYTDTGLEAELKAKRKVGLTCKTCGAGLQQEWLECPYCMTPRFTE